The window ATGCTCACGAGCATCTGGACATGGTTCCTTTGTCCTAAAACCCCGTCTCGGCTGCATCCTGTGGTTATTTCCTTTCCCCTTAGGAAAAGCAAGGGAGCACGAAGGGAAGGTGGAGTCCATTTAACACCAAGAGTGTGAAATTAGCCCTGGCTGAGCTCCCAGCCTTGCTGGGGTCACTCCTAATGGGACCAAACTGACTTCCTGCACTGGGGGACTCACACACCTGGACAGGGGCCATCAGTGCTCCTGGAAAAGCTCCTGGATGGATGAAGAGTGGCCCTCGAGAGGGAAGAGCCCAGCCAGAGCCAGGGGATTGCTCTCTGCTTCCTCACTTGGCTGTTCTGATCCCGGATTCCTGCTGGAAGCCTCGTGCTTGGATGGGGCACGGGATGTGGGCACATCCCTTGGGATGCCAcgtgctgtggctgctgtgccagagctctgTTCCCAGAAatctcccatccctgtgcctgcccctcggtgctgctgcagaggagcagaagcCGCTGTCTAACAGCGAGGCGGGTGCAGCCTCTGCATCTCCAGCTCCATCCGCAGGAATCGGGGATAACTCATCCTGCCCAGCACGGGGCCCACGGCCTCCAGGCCAGGGCAGCTCTTTCATCCCCTCTCTAGAAGTGCAATTGGTTGTTTTGCCATCCCTCACACCTCCACCATGAGCTCCTGGATCCTGGGAATCGCAGTGATGCTGTGTGGTCCAGGGGAcctccagcctgtccctgccccagccacaTGGCCTGGCCTGGGAGCCTCTGTGGGGTGGGAGGGCACCTCTGCTCCTGTCACTCCATCCTCCTGTCACCCCATTCTCCTGTCAGACCATCCTCCTGCCACTCCGTCCTCCTGTCACACCATCCTCCTGTCACACCATCCTCCTGTCAGACCATTCTCCTGCCAGACCATTCTCCTGCCAGACCATtctcctgtcactccatccTCCTGCCACTCCATCCTCCTGCCACTCCATTCTCCTGCCAGACCATTCTCTTGTCACTCCATTCTCCTGCCATCCTGTCCCCCTACCACTCTGTCCCCCTGCCACCCCATTCTCCTGTCACTCCATTCTCCTGCCACACCATCCTCCTGCCACACCATTCTCCTGCCACCCTGTCCCCCCGccaccctgtccccctgccaccCACGCTCCTGCCCCCATGATCCCGACACCCCGTCCTCCTCCCGGGATGCAGGCAGTGATTCCCCCGCTCCCCAGTGATGTGCGAATTGCCGAGCTCATGCCCGAGCTGGGCTCTCCCAACCTTTGGGAACAGCCAAGCTCTCACCTCAGCCCTCGAGGGTTTGCCCGGCAGAGTTGGGGGAAGCCTCATCAAGGCCAGGAGAGAAAGGTGGGTGCAAGGGAGAGGGAGCCCACGCTGGGGACAGGCGGCGACACTCACCGTGAAGGGCAGCGAGCAGATGACGAAGGTGATGGTcatgatggagagcagcaggaggtggtCGATCTCCTCGGCCATGGAGAAGGCGCGGCGGCcgcaggcggcggcggcgcggggcggcccGGGGGCGGTGGGGCGGCGCGTCCGCTGCCCGCGCCGGTGCATGCGGGCCAGGTTCACGATCACGCTCAGGTTGCAGAGCAGCACGGCCAcgatgaggaagaggagcagcgTGGCGTAGAGGAGCGAGAAGGCGACGTTCAGCCCCGCCGGCCCGCCGGGGCTCTGCTGGTGCATCTGGATGAAGCACCAGGTGCCGGGGCAGTACTGCACGTAGCGCCCGAAGCCCAGCAGCGGCAGCGAGCACAAGGCGGCCGAGAAGGTGTAGATGGCCGGCAGGGCCACCAGGCCCGTGCGGGGGCTCAGGAAGCGCTCGTAGAAGTACGGCCggcccagggccaggcagcGCTCCAGCGCCATGGTGAAGAGGATGAGCATGGTGGCGAGGCCGAAGAAGCTCATGGCGAAGCCGAAGTAGAGGCAGATGTGCCCGCCGCGGGCCAGGGCGGTGAGGGTGAGGTTGCGGTGGTAGGACGCCAGCACCAAGGGGCTGACGGAGCAGGTGCCCAGCAGGTCGGTGACCACCAGGGCCAGCACCAGGACGTGGAACAGCGCGGGCGGGCGCTGGCGGTGCCAGCGGCGGCCGcgcaggagcagccccagagccaggagGTTGCCCAGGAGCCCGGCCGAGAACATGAGCGCGCTGATCAGCGGGCGAGCCCCGgccggcagcgctgccccgTCCCGCCCGCACGCCCGGCCCGTCCCGTTCatcccgcgccgccgccgccgcacgCCCGACTGCGCCACCGcccccggcaccggcaccggcaccgcccgCCCCGACGGCAccgccccgcccgcggcccccggcaccgccccgggccccggcaccgccccgggccccggccccgcgctcaCGGGGATGGACCGAGCGGGGGCGGGGGACGCGCACGGAGCGACCCTGCCCGGACCGAGAGTCCCGGTACGGGGCTGGGAGCCCCGGACACGGCCAGAACCGGTACCGATCTGGGAGTCCCGGTACCGGGCTGGGAGCCCCGGACACGGCCAGTCCCAGTACCGGGCTGGGAGCTCCGGGCACGGCCAGTCCTGGTACCGGGCTGGGAGCCCCGCTGCCGGCTCGGGAGTGCTGGGGCGGCCACGGGATCGCTGGGACAGTCCCCGGTCTGACCCAGCCCGGCTCCGGCACGTCTCTTACGATCGGCTCCGGTGCCGGTCCAAGAGCCTGTGCGGCTTTGGGAGTCCCGGGGCACGGCCAGTCCCTGTGCCAGACCGGGAGCAGCTCTCACGGCCAACCCcggcacagctccaggagtcCTGGTGCCGGTCCAGGAGTCGCGGTGCCGGCCTGGGCTCGCTCTCACGGCCAGTCCCGGTGAGTCCCGGCGTGGCTCCAGGAGCACGGAGTCACACCGTGTCCCAGTGCTTCCCGGGAATCCCGGTGCCATCCAGCAGCCCCTCGGGGGCAGAGATTCCCGGCGGTGCTCTGGGAGCCCCGAGGCACGGCCAGCCCCGGTGCTGGCTCCAGAACCCCAAAGCCCTCCGAGCCCGGGGTCCCAGACAAGCCCAGGGGAATTCCCAGGGCTCCAGAGGAACCCACGGAGAACTCCCTGCCCCATGGCTGGCACCATGCcatgtccccattgtccccctCTCCTACACGTCATGGGAGGTCCCCAGGGGGGTGCAGCCTGTCTGGCCATGACCTTAAAGcccagggacactttccactatcccaggctgctccgagGCTCATCCCATGTGGATGGGAAATCCACATGCTCCATCCCAGTGGCCTCGGATGCTCTCTCCATCCTCCAGGACAGCTCTCACTCAAGCTGCTTTTATTGAAGCTGTTGGTGCTTCACTTCCAGAACGCCTCAAGGACACAAAATCTTTTACCTCCTGtggccctggggctgtcccaACAGCTGTTaaccatttaatttttaatttactccGACCCTGGCCCCCCAAACCTCAGTGGaacctgcagcagggatgaCTCCAGCAAGTTGCAGGCCCACAAGTGGCTTTGGCTGTTATTTTTCAAACCACGCTTTTGTAACAGGAACCTCGTAAAGGAAACACGAGGCACAGCAAAACCGAGGGGGAGCTGTGGTTTGTGACAGCACCTCCACTCCTGGGGGGCCACTCctggctttgctttctgctctctCACAGCTCAGAGGCCTCCTGGACGTGGTGGGGAGGGCGAGCTGAGGGAGAGGTGGCAAagtcacagctccagctctgttccctctctgtaagcagtggctgagatggAGGGGACAGTGTTGTAGCCACCTCACACCACCTCAGCACGGCTGGGCCAGGAAAACACATCCCAGGGGCTCCTTTAACCCTCTTCCAGTCCTGATCCAGCAGAGCACCGAAGCCCATGGACACATCAGCTGGTGGGAGCCATCCTGTTTGATTCCAGAGGGTTGGGTGGCAGCCTGGCACTTCCAGCCCTCCCTTGTGCCACCCACAAATCCAGCTGGGGCTGAATCCTGTCCTGATCCATCCAGGCAGCTCAGTCTGCCCCTCCAGAGAGCTTTTCCAAGCAGCAGGCACCCCGGAGGGTGCTGCTCCCAAGCTTTTCCCAGCCTCCCTTTCTGGCATTCCGTGTCACAGCTCAGGAAGGGGTTTTGGCTTCTCCTGGAGCTCATTTTCCTGGCAGCTAATGGAGCCTTAAATACCcttctggggctgcagcctTCTCCACTGACAGTTGTGTCTGATGGGATTTTTCTGCAATAATAGGAAAATTGCTgggcttttgttttttcattctcCCTTCGGAGCTCAAAACCAGAAAGAGACTGCTGGGTACAATCTGTCCTGCCTGGGgaagggtttgttttcttccctttgcttCCATGTTTAGCTCGTGTCTTGCCTCTAGCGAGGGCCGTAACAGATCCTAGAATTATTTAAGTTGGAAAGTTCTCTAAGACACTGAGTccaaccccagcactgccaaggccaccactgactcgtgtccccaagtgccacatccacacggcTTTTAAATCCCCCCAGGGAtggtccagcactgccctgggcagctctgccaatgaagaaattttttccagtatccaatctaaacctcccctggcccagcctgaggccgttccctctcctcctgtccctgttcctgggagcagagcccgaccccccccggctgtcccctcctgtcaggagctgtgcagagccacagggtccccctgagcctcctttgctccaggctgagccccttcccagctccctcagcctctcctggtgccCTTCCCcactcctttcccttccctggcaccTCATACATCCTCTCAAGGTTTGTTGGCATTGTTGTTTTCCCTAAAAGAAGATTTCCAGGCTTGGCCCAGCTGCAGAAAACACTGTAATGAAAGGAAAGTTTCATTAAATTCACAGAGAGggctcagcctctgctgcctgtggtTAGGGAGGGTGTTGGgatcctgctccatccctggtgGATTTTAAAGGACGGCTCTGGCACCAGGGaccagtccagtccagtcctCCTGTTTATGGTGAGTGGATTTCATCCCTTTTTAACCAACCCCCCATCCTGAGTTGTATTTAACCAATCCAGACAACACTTCCAAAGCCTTCCCATCCTTTTTCTCATGTCCCAGTGCTTCCAGCAGCCTCACTGCCCATCCTGGGAAAGCAGGGCTGAGCACCGGCACTGCAGGTCCAGGTTTTGGTGCCTTGTCTTCTTATCCTGTACCAGCACCCGGGTGCAtgggttaaaaaataaatgaagccactcctgggctggctggggctcctggcagccctggcacggggctgtgcctgcccaggcACGCGTCTCCCCGCTTCCAGAAGAGCTGAAAAATGCAGGcaggcaataaaaaaaaattttaaaaaaagaaaaaaaaaagaaaaaaaaaaagaaaacaaaaaaaaaaaaaagaaagaaaaaaaggaaaaaaagaaaaaaaagaaaaaagaaaaaaaaagaaaaaaaagaaaaaaaagaaaaaaaaaggaaaaaaagggctCTTTGCAAGAACGAAACAATTTGTCAGGAAATGAGCCTGAGCAAAGTTGTGCCTGGATTTTGtgagctgaaaaaaaacccagaaaaaaccaaacaaacaaacaacaaaaaaaccccaagcaaacaacacaacaacaacaacaacaacaacaacaacaaaaccccacaacaaaccaaaaaaaaccccagaaacaaacaaaaaaaaccaacccaaaaaagcacaaacaaaaaaccaaaaaacaaacaaacaaacaaaaacaaaacaaaaaaccccaacaacaacaacaacaacaacaaaaccaaaaaagaaagcaaaaaaaaaaacaaacaaaaaaaacaaccaccctGCTAGTGATttgtgtgcagggcaggagcggGATGCAGGAGAGGTGATGCTGGTGGCAGTGGGACGgggcagctggcagtgctggagggtGACAGGGACATAAAGCAGCCCCCGGAGAGCATCGCTGGAGCCCAGCAGCGCCTCCCGATTGCCTCCATCGAGCCCGGGTCGGTCCCTGCGGGCGCGGCTGCCACACGAGCGGCTGGCacgggggtcccggggggatGGCTGAGCAGGAGCCGGGGGGGGATGCGAGCAGGGAGGGCTCCACAGCCGCTCCCCTCCTCATTTGGAGCTCCCCGAGCCTTTCTGGGTCCTATTTAGCAACATTCACAACCAATCTGTGAGTTGTGaggatttttcatttcaattcttatttaattcatattttctttcccttttattttgGTCGTTCCCAGGCTCAGTAAGGAGGAGTTCTAAGCTTTGATAAGGAGGGGTTCCAAGCTTTGATAAGGAGGGGTTCTAAGCTTTGATAAGGAGGGGTTTCAAGCTTTGATAAGGAGGGGTTCTAAGCTTTGATAAGGAGGGGTTCTAAGCTTTGATAAGGAGGAGTTCTAAACTTTGATAAGGAGGGGTTCCAAGCTTTGATAAGGAGGGGTTCTAACCTTTGATAAGGAGGGGTTCTAAGCTTTGATAAGGAGGGGTTTCAAGCTTTGATAAGGAGGGGTTCTAAGCTTTGATAAGGAGGAGTTCTAAACTTTGATAAGGAGGGGTTCCAAGCTTTGATAAGGAGGGGTTCTAACCTTTGATAAGGAGGGGTTCTAAGCTTTGATAAGGAGGGGTTTCAAGCTTTGATAAGGAGGGGTTCTAAGCTTTGATAA is drawn from Prinia subflava isolate CZ2003 ecotype Zambia chromosome 5, Cam_Psub_1.2, whole genome shotgun sequence and contains these coding sequences:
- the PTGER2 gene encoding prostaglandin E2 receptor EP2 subtype; this encodes MNGTGRACGRDGAALPAGARPLISALMFSAGLLGNLLALGLLLRGRRWHRQRPPALFHVLVLALVVTDLLGTCSVSPLVLASYHRNLTLTALARGGHICLYFGFAMSFFGLATMLILFTMALERCLALGRPYFYERFLSPRTGLVALPAIYTFSAALCSLPLLGFGRYVQYCPGTWCFIQMHQQSPGGPAGLNVAFSLLYATLLLFLIVAVLLCNLSVIVNLARMHRRGQRTRRPTAPGPPRAAAACGRRAFSMAEEIDHLLLLSIMTITFVICSLPFTIRAYVNKFGGAEADHGWDLLALRFLSINSIVDPWVFAILRPPVLRFLRSVLRCRLSPAGPAAPKPRLCGR